One stretch of Thermanaerosceptrum fracticalcis DNA includes these proteins:
- a CDS encoding dipeptidase produces MLLSENKLPELVSKIQKDCVIIDAHFDLLFDVVRKRQYGQRKVIETDYLPSLIEGGVNIIVASLYIDDEFLPEMALRRALQQISALYEEIDESSGKFVLCKSFHDIEQAIKNNKLGILLSFEGVEPLYNDLSLLKIFYELGVRILGLVWSRRNFAADGCHFSAVKTCTQGGLTDFGLRLIEKADQLGMLVDVSHLNDEGFWDVIKFSKSAIIASHSNCRALASTMRNLTDQQIWSIAEKNGVIGINAVNLIVADKPEDATLEYLVKHVSHMVKLVGAEHVGLGFDFCESLMAYLSPLTIKTMSPTPFDVLKGHKDLNKFIEALLATGLKESQIHQILGQNFLRVFKDRFK; encoded by the coding sequence ATGCTTTTATCAGAAAATAAACTGCCGGAGTTAGTAAGCAAAATACAAAAAGACTGTGTGATTATTGACGCCCATTTTGATCTCCTATTTGATGTTGTTAGGAAAAGACAGTATGGGCAAAGAAAAGTAATTGAAACAGATTATTTGCCAAGTTTGATCGAGGGTGGCGTCAACATTATTGTCGCCTCATTATATATTGATGATGAGTTTTTACCTGAAATGGCATTAAGACGAGCACTCCAACAAATTAGTGCTTTGTACGAAGAAATAGACGAATCTTCCGGAAAGTTCGTATTATGCAAGAGTTTTCATGATATTGAACAGGCGATCAAGAATAATAAATTAGGAATCCTTCTTTCTTTTGAAGGAGTTGAACCTTTATATAATGATTTAAGTTTGTTGAAGATTTTCTATGAACTGGGAGTGAGAATCCTTGGCCTGGTTTGGAGTCGGAGAAACTTTGCGGCAGACGGGTGCCATTTTAGCGCAGTAAAAACCTGTACCCAAGGGGGTCTTACTGATTTTGGGCTAAGACTGATTGAAAAAGCAGATCAGCTCGGCATGTTGGTTGATGTAAGCCATTTAAATGATGAGGGTTTTTGGGATGTCATTAAATTCTCAAAATCTGCTATTATCGCCTCCCATTCTAACTGTAGAGCACTGGCAAGCACCATGCGAAATCTTACTGACCAGCAAATCTGGTCTATAGCTGAGAAAAACGGCGTTATTGGCATAAATGCCGTAAATTTAATCGTAGCCGATAAACCTGAGGATGCCACTTTAGAATATCTGGTAAAACATGTAAGCCACATGGTAAAACTGGTGGGAGCGGAACATGTTGGTCTAGGCTTTGACTTTTGTGAATCACTTATGGCATATCTTTCTCCCTTAACAATAAAAACTATGTCCCCCACTCCCTTTGATGTGTTAAAGGGACATAAGGACTTGAATAAATTTATTGAAGCACTCCTAGCAACAGGTTTAAAAGAAAGTCAGATTCACCAAATCTTGGGTCAGAATTTCTTAAGAGTCTTCAAGGACAGGTTTAAATAA
- a CDS encoding transposase, with product MTEKNKFSADYKKESVKLITDLGKKPVSVAEDIGVSATTIRRWVQQYNAHGDQAFPGKGNLKSDDAERKALERKIKDLEEENAQERLL from the coding sequence ATGACTGAAAAGAACAAATTTAGCGCTGATTACAAAAAAGAAAGCGTTAAGCTTATTACAGACCTTGGCAAGAAACCCGTTAGTGTAGCAGAAGATATTGGCGTCAGTGCTACAACAATCCGGCGTTGGGTACAACAATACAACGCTCATGGCGACCAGGCCTTTCCCGGTAAAGGTAATCTCAAGAGTGATGATGCTGAACGAAAGGCTTTAGAAAGAAAGATCAAGGATCTTGAGGAGGAAAATGCACAGGAGCGCTTACTATGA
- a CDS encoding IS3 family transposase has product MRRQEDQDLTEIIKQIFEESRQTYGHRRIKKCLKEKG; this is encoded by the coding sequence ATGCGGAGGCAGGAAGACCAAGATCTGACAGAAATCATTAAACAGATATTCGAAGAATCCAGACAGACCTATGGTCATCGAAGAATAAAAAAGTGCTTAAAAGAAAAGGGATAA
- a CDS encoding helix-turn-helix domain-containing protein → MKENGLISRLKKYKATTNSNHGYPVAPNLLEKDFKAERPNQKWVGDIGLTLEDLSAISGVSKSMLGEIERSSTNPTILVLWKIAAGLKIPLTRLIKEELDYSIVRNYELKVIDKEAEYCIYSVFPYYDLHKSEILKLEIAPHSKLSNSRHMNGVDEYIFVVKGNVKLILDSEEFVLHEGDSIRFKGELPHEFINCYDSTVNLINVLNYK, encoded by the coding sequence ATGAAAGAAAACGGGTTAATCAGCCGCCTAAAAAAATACAAGGCTACTACCAACTCAAACCATGGCTACCCCGTAGCCCCTAACCTTTTAGAGAAAGACTTTAAAGCTGAGAGGCCTAACCAGAAATGGGTCGGCGATATCGGGCTAACCCTAGAAGACTTATCGGCGATTTCCGGTGTTAGCAAAAGTATGCTTGGTGAAATAGAAAGAAGTAGTACCAATCCCACAATATTAGTGTTATGGAAAATTGCAGCTGGCTTAAAAATTCCACTTACAAGGCTAATCAAAGAAGAATTGGATTATTCAATAGTCAGAAATTATGAATTAAAAGTAATAGATAAAGAAGCAGAATACTGTATTTACAGTGTTTTCCCATATTACGATTTGCACAAATCCGAAATTTTGAAGCTTGAAATTGCACCACACTCCAAGCTTTCTAATAGTCGACATATGAATGGTGTCGATGAGTATATATTTGTAGTAAAAGGTAACGTAAAACTTATTTTGGACAGTGAAGAGTTTGTCTTACATGAAGGTGATTCAATACGTTTTAAAGGAGAACTTCCTCATGAATTTATCAATTGCTATGACAGTACGGTTAATCTAATAAATGTTTTGAATTATAAATAG
- a CDS encoding DUF6544 family protein translates to MEKKYFLTILLLLMAITISIAIYKSQELKRTYKAQVLQGLENIKKSQQSVITEDDIRHLPQPVHKYLRYVGVIGKEKIESVRVVCDGEFRPAPQKNWAKVETEQYNFFTEPTRIYYIGLKMSGVPVVGLHSYKDAKATMLIKLAGLFTVADGKGPIMNSAETVTVFNDMCILAPATLIDKRIEWEELDSLTVKATFKNKDNKISALLYFNEKGELINFISDDRYYSPTGDTYRKARWSTPVGDYKVINGLRLPTYGEAIWQFPEGDYCYAKLRIKDVEYNPKSFR, encoded by the coding sequence ATGGAGAAAAAGTATTTTCTTACAATTTTATTACTCTTGATGGCCATTACAATTTCCATAGCAATCTATAAATCCCAAGAACTAAAAAGAACTTACAAGGCACAAGTGTTACAGGGCTTAGAAAATATAAAGAAGTCACAGCAATCAGTGATTACTGAAGATGATATCAGGCACTTACCCCAACCCGTACATAAGTATCTAAGATATGTGGGCGTCATCGGCAAGGAAAAAATAGAAAGTGTTAGAGTAGTATGTGATGGTGAATTTAGACCTGCCCCCCAAAAAAACTGGGCAAAGGTGGAGACGGAACAATATAATTTCTTTACTGAGCCTACACGGATTTATTATATAGGCTTAAAAATGTCAGGTGTTCCTGTAGTGGGATTACATTCTTACAAGGATGCTAAGGCGACTATGCTTATAAAACTAGCGGGTTTGTTTACGGTAGCAGATGGAAAAGGGCCGATCATGAACTCGGCTGAAACGGTAACTGTGTTTAATGATATGTGCATACTGGCCCCTGCCACATTAATTGATAAGAGAATTGAGTGGGAAGAACTAGATTCCTTGACCGTAAAAGCCACCTTCAAGAATAAAGACAATAAAATATCCGCATTATTATATTTCAATGAGAAAGGTGAATTAATCAATTTTATTTCCGACGATAGGTACTATTCGCCAACAGGCGATACTTATCGTAAGGCGAGATGGTCTACCCCTGTAGGTGATTATAAAGTAATAAACGGGCTAAGGCTCCCCACATATGGGGAAGCAATCTGGCAATTTCCAGAGGGCGATTATTGCTATGCAAAACTGCGGATTAAGGATGTTGAATATAATCCTAAAAGCTTTAGATAG
- a CDS encoding nitroreductase family protein — translation MAFLELVSKRQSVRDYLEKPVEREKIERCLEAARLAPSACNSQPWKFIVVDDPNLKEAVARETFSSVISFNRFTLKAPAIIIIVSENRKLLPQIGGAIKDKPYHLIDVGIAAEHICLQAVEEGLGTCMVGWFNESPLKKLLGIPERKRIELLITIGYPSAEAIRKKNRIELPGIYSYNKYE, via the coding sequence ATGGCTTTCCTTGAACTTGTTAGCAAGAGACAGAGCGTGCGGGATTATCTGGAGAAACCCGTTGAAAGGGAGAAGATAGAGAGATGCCTGGAAGCGGCAAGGCTAGCGCCTTCTGCCTGCAACTCCCAACCATGGAAATTCATAGTTGTGGACGACCCCAACCTGAAAGAGGCAGTGGCCAGGGAAACCTTTAGCAGTGTTATTTCCTTTAACAGGTTTACCTTGAAAGCACCGGCAATAATCATAATAGTTTCAGAGAACCGTAAGTTGCTTCCTCAAATAGGAGGAGCAATAAAAGATAAACCCTATCACCTTATAGACGTAGGAATAGCAGCAGAACACATCTGCCTTCAGGCCGTTGAGGAGGGGCTGGGTACCTGCATGGTCGGCTGGTTTAATGAGTCTCCTCTTAAAAAACTCCTTGGTATTCCAGAACGAAAAAGGATTGAACTCTTGATTACCATTGGTTACCCTTCTGCAGAGGCTATCCGTAAAAAGAATCGTATTGAACTGCCAGGAATCTATAGCTACAACAAGTATGAATAA
- a CDS encoding MalY/PatB family protein has product MKYDFDRIINRHNTYSEKWDHLEELFGSKDILPMWVADMDFQSPPAVVEAIKRRAAEGIYGYTFMDKACINAFMNWFSRRHGWKISPQWITECPGVVTALSIAVDCFTKPGDRIIIQPPVYYPFFNVVKMNGRSVVTNSLVLRDNFYTMDYTHLETLMQDGATMLILSNPHNPGGRVWSREELERLGELCHKYKVMVISDEIHCDLVFRDHKYTPFASVSSQFAENSITCVAPTKTFNLPGIQASFIVIPNEEYKRIFDYKLKTLSLTTPNFFVPVAVKACYEQGEEWLEELLQYVKGNLDFALGFIAKNLPQLEAIVPEGTYLLWVDCRKLGLDAQGMKELMYHKARVAFSEGSVFGPEGEGFVRINLACPQSVLEEGLKRFYEAVRK; this is encoded by the coding sequence ATGAAATACGATTTTGACAGGATAATTAACAGGCATAACACCTATTCGGAAAAATGGGATCACCTGGAGGAACTCTTTGGGTCTAAGGACATACTTCCTATGTGGGTTGCCGATATGGATTTTCAGAGCCCTCCTGCAGTGGTTGAAGCTATAAAACGTCGTGCGGCGGAAGGTATTTACGGATATACCTTTATGGATAAGGCCTGTATAAATGCTTTTATGAACTGGTTTAGCCGCAGACATGGCTGGAAGATATCACCACAATGGATTACAGAGTGCCCGGGAGTAGTTACGGCTTTAAGTATTGCTGTTGACTGTTTCACTAAACCAGGAGACAGGATTATCATTCAGCCACCTGTGTATTATCCTTTTTTTAATGTTGTAAAAATGAATGGACGAAGTGTGGTGACTAATTCCCTGGTTCTAAGAGATAATTTTTATACTATGGATTACACTCACCTCGAGACATTAATGCAGGACGGAGCAACCATGCTTATCCTATCGAACCCCCATAATCCGGGCGGCAGGGTATGGTCAAGGGAGGAACTGGAGCGACTAGGGGAGCTTTGTCATAAGTATAAGGTTATGGTAATCTCTGATGAAATCCACTGTGATCTGGTTTTCCGCGACCACAAATATACTCCATTTGCCTCAGTTTCCAGTCAATTTGCAGAGAATTCTATTACCTGTGTAGCCCCCACTAAGACCTTCAACCTTCCTGGTATCCAGGCATCCTTTATTGTGATACCCAACGAGGAATATAAGCGGATATTTGACTATAAACTTAAGACTCTGTCTTTGACCACACCAAACTTTTTTGTTCCCGTGGCAGTGAAGGCCTGCTATGAGCAGGGGGAAGAATGGTTAGAAGAGCTCCTACAATATGTGAAGGGTAATCTAGATTTTGCATTAGGATTTATAGCCAAGAATTTGCCTCAACTGGAGGCAATCGTGCCAGAAGGAACTTACCTCCTCTGGGTTGACTGCCGTAAATTGGGTCTAGATGCTCAGGGAATGAAAGAGCTCATGTATCATAAAGCCAGGGTGGCCTTTAGCGAGGGTTCGGTGTTTGGCCCAGAGGGTGAAGGTTTTGTGCGCATTAACCTTGCCTGTCCCCAGTCAGTTTTGGAAGAAGGGCTAAAGAGGTTCTATGAGGCCGTTCGTAAATAA
- a CDS encoding sigma 54-interacting transcriptional regulator, whose translation MDLSSFKQNNEIFHTILGALREGVNVVDKDGIILYANQSSANYAKAHIEEMIGKHITVYYPKAALLEVLETRNAVFDRKIIHETNRIFIVNAIPLYIKGEFAGGVATFRDITEIERLSKRLESLEMELALSRMNDVFEAIIGSDGSLKSAIDKAQRSIASLGGPRHSVIVGETGTGKTMLAKAMYSFAERMGVIKHGAPFVEINCAQFTNSDIAAMEVFGTEKGSFTGAYDKPGLIEIANGGILFLDEAQALGAHQTMLLKVIESGTVRRIGGRSEREVNVIIITASSKDLKKEFIPELYQRLAQYQIELPPLRKRSVTEKDRLMNYFIALYQMAAKNRYNITLEITFTDKAREILLNAAYERNIRQFRDVINASIDSAAPLISSVEKNKQELRIIVDESNLPFGMFTDSTDKDLIVSEPAESLEGLIQQLHEEGLGPRKISNELKRRGIKLEYYQIAYRLKNYKLNSFTLRANKE comes from the coding sequence ATGGATCTTAGTTCTTTTAAGCAAAACAATGAGATTTTTCATACTATCTTAGGAGCCTTGCGCGAAGGTGTCAATGTCGTAGATAAAGACGGTATTATACTTTACGCTAACCAGAGTTCGGCTAATTATGCTAAAGCTCATATAGAGGAAATGATAGGCAAACACATAACTGTTTATTATCCTAAAGCTGCACTTCTCGAGGTACTAGAAACACGGAATGCGGTATTTGACAGGAAAATTATTCATGAAACGAACAGAATATTTATAGTAAATGCCATTCCCCTTTATATCAAAGGTGAATTCGCCGGAGGTGTGGCTACTTTTAGGGATATAACAGAAATCGAGAGGCTGTCCAAACGATTGGAAAGCCTGGAGATGGAATTGGCTCTTAGTAGAATGAATGATGTATTTGAAGCCATTATCGGTAGCGATGGCAGTTTGAAAAGTGCCATAGATAAAGCCCAACGAAGCATTGCCTCCTTAGGTGGGCCACGACATAGTGTAATTGTGGGGGAAACAGGGACTGGCAAAACCATGTTAGCCAAAGCAATGTACAGTTTCGCAGAGAGAATGGGAGTAATAAAGCATGGAGCTCCTTTTGTTGAGATAAACTGTGCCCAATTCACCAACTCGGATATAGCTGCAATGGAGGTTTTCGGAACAGAAAAAGGTTCATTTACCGGAGCATATGATAAACCTGGCTTAATTGAAATTGCTAATGGTGGAATATTATTTTTGGATGAGGCTCAGGCTTTGGGAGCTCATCAAACTATGCTGTTAAAGGTTATTGAGTCTGGCACGGTGAGAAGAATTGGTGGAAGATCAGAACGGGAGGTAAATGTAATCATTATTACAGCCTCAAGTAAAGATTTAAAAAAGGAATTCATTCCAGAGCTTTATCAGCGGCTGGCCCAGTATCAGATTGAATTGCCTCCATTGAGAAAAAGAAGCGTCACTGAGAAAGATAGACTAATGAATTACTTCATTGCTCTATACCAGATGGCGGCTAAAAATCGTTACAATATTACCCTGGAAATAACTTTTACAGACAAAGCAAGGGAGATTTTGTTAAACGCTGCTTACGAAAGGAATATTAGACAGTTTCGGGATGTGATTAATGCCTCAATTGATTCAGCTGCACCGTTAATAAGCAGCGTGGAAAAGAATAAGCAGGAATTGAGAATTATTGTAGATGAGTCCAATTTACCCTTTGGAATGTTTACGGATAGTACTGATAAAGACTTAATAGTGTCAGAACCTGCAGAATCACTTGAGGGATTAATTCAGCAGCTACATGAAGAGGGGTTAGGCCCAAGGAAAATTTCCAATGAATTAAAAAGAAGAGGTATAAAGCTAGAATATTATCAAATAGCGTATAGGCTTAAGAACTATAAATTAAACAGTTTTACCCTTAGGGCTAATAAAGAATAG
- a CDS encoding TRAP transporter substrate-binding protein, which yields MFRKKGIAWMLLLVFVSVVVAGCGGGGDKPKDKPAAEQPKVTTIKVGHVLAPDHPYTIGLKKFAELVDQKTQGKVKVEVFHSSQLGNERDMIEALQLGTQQMALVSTAPLAGFTKKFLVFDLPFIFKDYQSAYKVLDGEIGQGILKTLDSVGIVGLTYWENGFRHVTNSKRPINKPEDLKGLKIRLMENPIHMDTFRTMGADPTPMAFGELFTALQQGTVDGQENPVPIIWTSKFYEVQKHMSLTGHFYAAAPLLVSKKFFDGLSPEIQKALKEAAVEARDFERDLLAQQNKDFVGKLKEKGMNILEVDKTPFKEAVKPVYAKYEAEIGKELIEKVISAQ from the coding sequence TTGTTCAGAAAAAAAGGAATTGCCTGGATGCTTTTGTTGGTTTTCGTTTCTGTTGTTGTTGCTGGTTGTGGTGGCGGGGGTGATAAACCGAAGGACAAACCTGCTGCTGAACAACCCAAGGTTACTACTATTAAGGTAGGACACGTTTTAGCTCCTGACCATCCCTATACTATTGGCTTGAAGAAGTTTGCTGAATTAGTTGATCAGAAAACTCAAGGTAAAGTTAAAGTAGAAGTATTCCATAGTTCCCAATTGGGTAATGAGAGGGATATGATTGAGGCACTTCAGTTAGGAACACAACAAATGGCTCTCGTATCAACAGCTCCTCTTGCTGGATTTACCAAAAAATTCCTGGTTTTCGACCTGCCCTTCATTTTTAAAGATTACCAATCAGCATATAAGGTTCTTGATGGAGAGATAGGACAAGGTATTTTAAAGACCCTTGATTCTGTGGGTATTGTTGGTCTTACTTACTGGGAGAATGGTTTCAGACATGTTACTAACAGCAAACGTCCCATTAATAAACCTGAGGACCTAAAAGGACTTAAGATTCGTCTCATGGAGAACCCCATTCACATGGATACCTTTAGAACAATGGGAGCTGACCCTACCCCTATGGCATTTGGTGAACTATTCACGGCACTACAGCAAGGTACTGTAGATGGACAGGAAAACCCTGTACCCATTATCTGGACCTCTAAATTCTATGAAGTTCAGAAGCATATGAGCTTGACAGGCCATTTCTATGCTGCGGCTCCTCTGTTAGTTTCAAAGAAATTCTTTGATGGATTATCCCCTGAAATACAGAAGGCTTTAAAGGAAGCGGCTGTAGAAGCAAGAGATTTTGAAAGAGATTTGTTGGCACAACAGAACAAGGATTTTGTAGGCAAGCTAAAGGAAAAAGGAATGAATATTCTTGAAGTTGATAAAACTCCATTCAAAGAAGCAGTGAAGCCTGTATATGCTAAGTATGAAGCAGAAATTGGCAAGGAATTGATTGAAAAGGTTATAAGTGCACAGTAA
- a CDS encoding TRAP transporter small permease: MPASVYIRGGRYLIIKKIYANFEEYICIALLAIMSVVVFWQVVCRFILKAALPWSEELSIYIMAWVTFLGASVGVKRGAHIGVEAMITFLPRKIQKYFTLLSYVASAIFFLMLIYFGSLIVQKQIATGQVSPAMRIPIYYAYLSIPVGSALMSLRFFEKIINELKVRNRENANELHVGGN, encoded by the coding sequence ATGCCTGCCTCGGTTTACATAAGGGGGGGAAGATATTTGATTATCAAAAAGATATACGCAAATTTTGAAGAGTATATTTGTATTGCTCTACTTGCAATAATGTCAGTCGTTGTGTTTTGGCAGGTTGTCTGCAGGTTCATTTTAAAAGCCGCGCTCCCGTGGTCAGAGGAATTATCAATATATATTATGGCTTGGGTTACTTTTTTAGGAGCTAGTGTGGGTGTAAAACGTGGTGCTCACATAGGTGTTGAGGCGATGATCACCTTTCTCCCAAGGAAGATTCAAAAGTATTTTACCTTATTATCGTATGTTGCATCAGCCATCTTTTTCCTAATGCTGATTTACTTTGGGTCTCTGATTGTTCAAAAGCAGATAGCAACAGGGCAAGTATCTCCTGCCATGCGGATTCCAATTTATTATGCGTATTTATCAATACCAGTAGGGAGTGCCCTAATGTCCCTGAGGTTTTTTGAAAAAATCATCAATGAATTGAAAGTGCGAAATAGGGAAAACGCTAATGAACTTCATGTAGGGGGGAATTAA
- a CDS encoding TRAP transporter large permease, giving the protein MGGILFGSFAVLAACGLPIAVVLGLASVITLATMSDIPLLVVAQRMFTAVSSFPLMAIPFFMIAGSLMEGGGISRRLINLANKMVGSITGGLALVAIVTCMFFAAISGSSPATVAAIGSIMIPAMVSAGYDIAFASAVMAAAGSIGVIIPPSIPMVTYGVVGGVSIGALFLGGFGSGLLVGLSLIIPTYFIAKKRGYTGTGSFNLKEVIIAAKEAVWALLMPVIILGGIYGGVFTPTEAAAVAVIYGFIVGVFVYKELKISDMGRLLANSAVSTSVVMLIIATASVFGWIMTSERIPDAVAEAFVSFTNSKIVILLLINIMLLIVGCFMETNAAIIILAPIFIPLVVKMGVDPIHFGLIMVVNTAIGMFTPPLGVNLFVTCGLTNIRIERLSKALIPFIVAMVIAVLLISYIPAISMFLPTILMK; this is encoded by the coding sequence ATGGGTGGTATTCTTTTTGGGAGTTTTGCTGTATTAGCAGCTTGCGGATTACCGATAGCTGTCGTATTAGGCTTAGCCTCAGTAATTACCCTTGCAACAATGAGTGATATACCTCTTTTGGTCGTAGCCCAGCGGATGTTTACAGCCGTATCATCCTTCCCCTTAATGGCTATACCCTTCTTTATGATAGCAGGTTCCTTAATGGAGGGAGGAGGTATATCCCGGCGGTTAATTAATCTGGCAAATAAAATGGTAGGTTCTATTACTGGTGGTTTAGCACTAGTAGCAATAGTTACCTGTATGTTTTTTGCCGCTATTTCCGGCTCCAGCCCGGCAACTGTAGCAGCCATTGGGTCTATTATGATTCCTGCCATGGTCAGTGCTGGTTATGATATTGCATTCGCATCTGCTGTAATGGCTGCTGCTGGTTCAATTGGCGTAATTATTCCGCCGAGCATACCTATGGTTACCTATGGTGTGGTTGGGGGTGTATCCATAGGTGCATTGTTCCTGGGAGGATTCGGTTCCGGGTTGTTAGTAGGTTTATCACTAATAATTCCCACTTATTTTATAGCGAAGAAAAGGGGTTACACAGGAACAGGAAGTTTTAATCTAAAGGAAGTAATTATTGCCGCTAAAGAGGCAGTATGGGCATTGCTGATGCCGGTGATTATCCTGGGCGGAATATACGGAGGAGTGTTTACACCCACAGAAGCAGCTGCGGTAGCCGTTATCTATGGCTTTATTGTAGGGGTATTCGTGTATAAAGAGTTAAAGATTAGTGATATGGGAAGGCTTCTTGCAAACTCTGCTGTTAGTACTTCTGTAGTCATGCTGATAATTGCTACAGCATCTGTCTTTGGCTGGATAATGACAAGCGAAAGAATTCCTGACGCAGTTGCTGAGGCTTTTGTCAGCTTTACCAACAGTAAAATAGTAATCCTGCTTCTTATTAATATCATGTTACTCATTGTGGGATGCTTTATGGAAACCAATGCGGCTATCATTATATTAGCCCCAATATTTATTCCCCTAGTTGTAAAAATGGGTGTAGATCCTATACACTTTGGTCTCATTATGGTCGTTAATACAGCCATCGGTATGTTTACACCGCCATTAGGAGTTAATCTCTTTGTAACATGCGGTTTAACTAACATAAGAATTGAGCGACTATCAAAAGCCCTGATCCCATTCATTGTGGCCATGGTTATTGCTGTTCTGCTCATCAGCTATATTCCTGCAATTTCTATGTTTTTACCAACTATCCTTATGAAATAG
- a CDS encoding FAD-binding oxidoreductase has protein sequence MLNKSLVNSLKQIVGSENVVTGRIPLFTYSYDASQFPGRPDVVVFPTTTEMVCALFHFAAEQGLNVTPRGAGTCLSGGAVASEGGIVISMNKMNRIIDINQVNRTVLVEAGVINKSIQAAAEPFGLMFAPDPASLNVSTIGGNIAENAGGIRGVKYGCTKDHVLGLEVVIPSGEVVKTGQLLSISESQIDLSYFLCGSEGTLGIVTKALLALTPINPEVVTMTAVFNDLGDAGDCVAEIIARGVTPTTMEIMDNTLIKAVEDYAKLGLPKDAEALLLLEVDGFSSELESQVPSIIEAFRKNRAKNYSIAGNEQERQALWKARRSANGALGKLKPSMVVQDVVVPRDRLAAMLRNVSALAKRYGIIIAQLAHAGDGNLHPHLLYDHRVPQEAEVIEHVCDEIFKEALAQGGTLSGEHGIGLEKVKYMPLAFSQESISYMKQLKHAFDPESHFNPGKLLP, from the coding sequence ATGCTAAACAAATCCCTAGTGAATAGTTTGAAGCAAATTGTTGGTAGTGAAAATGTAGTTACTGGCAGAATACCGCTGTTTACGTATTCGTATGATGCCTCTCAGTTTCCTGGCAGGCCAGATGTTGTGGTTTTCCCCACCACAACTGAGATGGTTTGTGCATTGTTTCACTTTGCGGCGGAACAGGGATTAAACGTCACACCTCGGGGAGCAGGAACCTGTTTAAGCGGCGGAGCTGTGGCCTCCGAGGGTGGTATTGTAATATCAATGAATAAGATGAACCGTATTATAGACATAAATCAAGTAAACAGAACTGTCCTGGTTGAAGCAGGAGTAATTAACAAGAGCATCCAGGCGGCCGCGGAACCCTTTGGCCTAATGTTTGCCCCAGACCCTGCTAGTCTCAATGTATCAACAATTGGTGGGAATATTGCCGAAAATGCTGGAGGAATACGCGGGGTCAAATATGGTTGTACCAAGGATCATGTGCTGGGTTTGGAGGTGGTAATTCCTTCTGGTGAAGTTGTGAAAACGGGCCAACTCCTCTCGATTTCAGAAAGTCAGATAGATTTGAGTTATTTTCTGTGCGGTTCTGAAGGTACTCTTGGTATTGTTACTAAGGCCTTATTAGCATTGACTCCCATCAATCCTGAAGTTGTGACGATGACGGCGGTTTTTAATGACCTGGGGGATGCAGGAGACTGCGTGGCTGAGATTATAGCCAGGGGTGTAACCCCTACAACAATGGAAATCATGGATAATACCCTCATCAAAGCTGTTGAGGATTATGCTAAACTGGGCTTGCCTAAAGATGCGGAAGCCCTGCTGCTTTTGGAGGTAGACGGGTTCAGTTCCGAGCTAGAAAGCCAAGTTCCCAGTATTATTGAAGCATTTCGGAAGAACAGAGCAAAGAATTATAGTATTGCCGGTAATGAACAGGAGCGTCAGGCACTGTGGAAGGCAAGGAGATCAGCCAATGGAGCTTTAGGGAAACTAAAACCATCTATGGTTGTGCAAGATGTAGTGGTTCCTAGAGACCGGCTTGCCGCAATGTTAAGAAATGTTTCGGCCCTAGCAAAAAGATACGGCATAATAATTGCCCAGTTAGCCCATGCGGGAGATGGTAATTTACATCCCCATCTTCTTTATGACCACAGGGTTCCCCAGGAGGCAGAGGTAATAGAGCACGTATGTGATGAAATATTCAAAGAAGCTCTTGCCCAGGGCGGGACCTTGTCAGGTGAACATGGCATCGGATTAGAAAAGGTCAAGTATATGCCGCTGGCTTTCAGCCAGGAAAGTATTTCTTATATGAAACAATTGAAGCATGCGTTTGACCCTGAGTCTCACTTTAACCCAGGCAAGCTGCTTCCCTAG